In the Acidimicrobiia bacterium genome, GCGCCGTCACCGCCTCGCCGTACTCCCGGAGGCCGGTCCCGAGGTCGAAGATCAGGGGCCGGTGGCCCTCGGCCTCCAGGGACACGCAGGACGTGTTGCCCCCGTAGCGGGCGTAGCGGGCCCCGTCGCAGGGAGTCGAGCCCCGGACGCCCCAGAAGGTGACGGTGACACCCCCCGACATCGCCGTCGACCATACCCCGGTCGGCGCTCGAGCATGTCCGCCCAGCCCCGGCCGCAGGGGCGGGGAGTCGACGGTCGAGCGGCGCCTCAGGCGGTGTCGGGGCCCTCGGCGCGGACGGCCTCGACGTGGACGAGGGCGTCGCGGAGCTGGTCGATCCACTCGGCCTGGTGCTGACGCACCAGCCGCACGCACCAGGCCAGGGCCTCGGAGCGGCTCCGGGCCACGCCGGCGTCGACGAGGGTGTCGAGGACGCGACGCTCCCGCATGCGCAGCCGGGTCATGACCGGCACGCTGAGGTTCGTGAACGCGACCTCGTCCTCCCCGCAGCGGGCGGCCCACGCCACCTTGCGCCCGAACCGGGCCTCGGCCTCGTCGGCGATGCGCATGCGGGCCTGGCGGGTGTCCTCGCGGTGGCCCTCGATGCGGGCCCGGCGAGCGGCCCGGCGGGCGTCGTCGTCGGCGTCGGCGCCCACCTCGGGCTCGGGCAGCGAGCCCGTCACGACGATCTCGTCCCGGTCCGCCGTCACCTCGGGGGGGCCCGTGAACCAGCCCTCGGGGACTCGACCGGCGAACCACCCGGCCAGCTTGCCTTGCGTCATGACAATTACATTATTACATCGCTACCCGGACTGCAACCGGCGGCGGAGGGCGGCGGCGACCGCGGCCATCTCGGCCTCGCTCTCGTAGCGGCCGCGGGGCCAGAAGAAGCCCCGCAGCCCGTCCTTCGGCCGGCGGGGCACGACGTGGAAGTGGAGGTGGGGGACGCTCTGGCTCACGACGTTGTTGGCGGCGACGAAGGTGCCGACGGCCCCGACCGCGCCCGGCAGGGCGGCGGCGACGCGCTGGACGGCGCCGAAGTATGGGGCCAGCTGCGCCGCGGGCAGGTCGGTGAGGGTCGCGACGTGGTCGCGGGGCACCACGAGGGTGTGGCCGGGGAAGAGGGGCCGGTGATCGAGGAACGCCACCACGAGGGGCTCGTCGAGCACCACGTGGGCGTGGGCCTCGCCGGTGACGACGCGACAGAAGGCGCAGCTCGGGTCGTTCGGGCTCACCCGCCGGCGGGTGACTCGTACGGGCGACGCCGGGGCGGCGCGGCCTCCCGTCGGGGCACCAGCACCTTGCGGCGGAACGAGCAGACCTCCTCACCGCGCTGGTTGAAGCCGCGCGTCTCCACGGTGACGACCCCGCGGTCGGGCTTGCTCGCCGACTCCTTGACGTCGAGGACCCGGGTCTCGGCGTAGATCGTGTCGCCGTGGAAGGTGGGCCGCGCGTGCTTCAGCTCCTCGACCTCAAGGTTGGCGATGGCGGCGCCGCTGACGTCGGGGACGCTCATCCCGAGCACCAGCGAATAGACGAGGTTGCCGACGACCACGTTCTTGCCGAACTGCGTCTCGTGCTCCGCGTACCACGCGTCGAGGTGGAGCGGATGGTGGTTCATGGTGATGAGGCAGAAGAGGTGGTCGTCGTACTCGGTGATCGTCTTGCCGGGCCAGTGCTGGTAGACGTCGCCGACGACGAAGTCCTCGAGGTACCGCCCGAACGGCCGGTCGTGAACCGTCATGGGCGGAGCCTAAGCCGGGGCCCGGCGGGTCGGCTCCATCGAGGACCCGCTCGGCGCGGTCCGCTACTCGACCGCGTGGCGGCGGAGCAGGCCGCGGGCGATGACGAGCCGCTGGATCTCGTTCGTGCCCTCCCCGATGATCATGAGCGGGGCGTCGCGGTAGAAGCGCTCGATCGGGAGCTCGGTCGTGTAGCCGACCCCGCCGTGGATGCGCATCGACTCGGTCGCGATCTCGAGGGCGGCTTCGCTCGCGAACAGCTTCGCCATCCCCGCCTCGACGTCGCAGCGATCGCCGGCGTCGCGCCGGTCGGCGGCGCTGAGGGTCAGGAGCCGGGCGGCCTCGAGCTTCGTCGCCATGTCGGCGAGCTTCAGCTGGATGGCCTGGTGCTGGGCGATCGGCTGCCCGAAGGTCTGGCGCTGCTGGGCGTAGCGGATGGCGGCGTCGAAGGCGGCCCGGGCCACGCCGACGGCCCGGGCGGCGATGTTGATCCGGCCGACCTCGAGCCCGCCGAGGATGAAGTGGCGGCCGCGCCCGAGCCCGGCCTCGCCGCCGAGCACGGCATCGGCCGGCACCCGGTGACCGTCGTAGACCATTTCGACGGTCTCGAGGCCCTTGTAGCCGAGCTTGCCGATGGCGCGGCTCACGGTGATCCCGTCGGCGTGCCGGCCGGGCTCCTTCCCGACGAGGAAGCACGTGATTCCCTCGTCGGTGCGCGCCGCCAGCGCCACCAGCCCGGCCCGCTCTCCGTTCGTCACCCACGCCTTCGTGCCGGTGATGACGTACTCGTCGCCGTCGCGCGCGGCCCGGCACGACAGCGCCCCGGTGTCGCTGCCGGCGTCGGGCTCCGAGAGCGACAGCGCGCCGCGCACCTCGCC is a window encoding:
- a CDS encoding HIT family protein gives rise to the protein MSPNDPSCAFCRVVTGEAHAHVVLDEPLVVAFLDHRPLFPGHTLVVPRDHVATLTDLPAAQLAPYFGAVQRVAAALPGAVGAVGTFVAANNVVSQSVPHLHFHVVPRRPKDGLRGFFWPRGRYESEAEMAAVAAALRRRLQSG
- a CDS encoding MaoC family dehydratase — its product is MTVHDRPFGRYLEDFVVGDVYQHWPGKTITEYDDHLFCLITMNHHPLHLDAWYAEHETQFGKNVVVGNLVYSLVLGMSVPDVSGAAIANLEVEELKHARPTFHGDTIYAETRVLDVKESASKPDRGVVTVETRGFNQRGEEVCSFRRKVLVPRREAAPPRRRPYESPAGG
- a CDS encoding acyl-CoA dehydrogenase family protein, which translates into the protein MTAPTDPATRDELVATVRRFVERDVLPVASELEHADEYPAGLVATMRDLGLFGVTVAPEFGGLGLDLRTYVGIVEELAAGWMSLSGILNTHVMVANLISGNGTPEQQRRWLPALASGEVRGALSLSEPDAGSDTGALSCRAARDGDEYVITGTKAWVTNGERAGLVALAARTDEGITCFLVGKEPGRHADGITVSRAIGKLGYKGLETVEMVYDGHRVPADAVLGGEAGLGRGRHFILGGLEVGRINIAARAVGVARAAFDAAIRYAQQRQTFGQPIAQHQAIQLKLADMATKLEAARLLTLSAADRRDAGDRCDVEAGMAKLFASEAALEIATESMRIHGGVGYTTELPIERFYRDAPLMIIGEGTNEIQRLVIARGLLRRHAVE